The window GGTGCTTGAAGAAGCCTTTTAGATGAGAGGCACAAGGTCTTTTTTgaacagtccagttgactctACATTAGACCTTGAAGAACTACCATGACCTGGGTGAATGAAACCTAATATGCGGTTGACATGTGACTTCTTATCCTCTCCATATATTGCACTTGGAATTTGAACTAAAATAGGAGGTGAACGACCATCTTTATCCTAGATAGGCACTAACATGGAGATAAAAGAGATCAAAACGTATGTGGGAAAAAATGATAATATCATGGAGCCCTATTTTATACTGAGCAATGGAGTGTTTTATTGAAGACATGATCTTTCCTGTACACCCTTTTCTGGAGTGGAGACTCACCTGAGTTTTCTAGTAGTGTGTGAATGAAATATCTTTTCATTCATCGTCTCCTTAACCACTTCACCCCTTTGGGGATGATGGGGAGGGTCCACAACGGGTGAatgcaggttcccctggatgattGGCCAGTTCATGGTTGGGCCCTATATGAGTATTTATGGCTTCGGTACCTTgttcaagggtacctgggcagtgcactgaaggtgttctggcacctccccctacttccagaacaccttccatatGTTGTCTGCCCTGAGACTCGAAACGAGATCCCTCCCCATCTCAGCCCAGCttccaacagactgagctagtAGCACCCAAATGGAGCTGTTGGTAGtgaaaatgtgatattttgcTATTTTTTGAGAGGACACAGCCCTAAAGAAGTCAACAGTGTCCCATGTAACAGCCAGTTCAGTGGTGAATGAGTGAATACAATACAATTCTCTCAAACAGATAATTGACACTAAAGGCTGTAAACaataatgtataatgtacatagaaATGTACATAACaaaatagtttttttctttagtgTTGTATATCACTGGCTACTTCTGTAACACTTTccctgatgtgggatcaataaagttttatcttatcttagcTTAAACTGAAGCTTAATAATGCTAACTTCACCCAGATCATGGACATGGACAAGATGGGGACAAGATACATTTATTTACTGCCTGTTACATACGTTGCAATGCTGCAGTTCATAAGATAATATCAGCATAGGAACTGTTTTGTGCAGAATTTAAGCTGAATTCTGAAAAATAATTACCGGTACTTTTATTTCCAATTTTGTGTTCCTGTTTTAATAGTCATTGACTGTTCCTTTACAAAAATGTGGATAAAAGAAACACATTGAAAAAATCAGACAATTTTCACCTCATTCATTATTTATCTCAGAATTGTTTTCATCCTATGTATTTATATGAAGTCAAAAAGATGTGGAGATATTGTGTTGCTAGGTTAAAGTGAGCCACACCTCTGAAGTTTATGGAGAACAACTGAGCTCAGATCCCGTGGGGCATCCTGATTCAGGCTGACAACAGACGATGTGAACTGGACATTATTGTGGTAGATGAAGTGGAGGCTGTGGTAGAGTTGGCACATttttaacaacagcaacaataagaAGAAGGAACATGAGAAACTGGAGAAATGCCAGAGCCTGAGAAAACGGttggtgaggatgagggggtGTGACGAAATGCCCAAATGTTTTTATGACTCATTTTTTCCCTATTTTTTAAATACGTCCATATGTCCCGCTAATGGGCTTTCCCATCTGAACAACAGCAAAGAACTAATACTGACATAATCTATATGACTTAAAACAGATCAAAGTAAAACCTGATATAATTAATAACATGAACTCAAGGTCTTCATTAATTAATGAATGCATTCTGATCTCCTCTTCTTAACCATGGGGAGGGTTCACaaagggtgaaggcaggtcccccctggATAAGTGGCCAGTTTATGGCAGGGCCCTAgatgagcatttgggggttcagtTCCTTGCTTAAGTGTACTTgtgcagtgctctgaaggtgtcctggcatcTTCTCCTATGAcaagaacaccttccatgtccTGTCCACACTGGGACTCATACCAGGAACCCTCCAAAAGACCAAGCATAATATTTTttcctggaaaacagaaaaaattgaacaaattaaaaataaaagaacacattttttttttaaaaagaacagctAAAAAATACACTTAGAAAACAGGAATAATTACCCCCAAAACAACCCAAACAAGAGATTACTATTCTATTTCAAGTGAATGCAAAACACTTCCATATCAACGTAAATGTTGAATTCAAATCTAAATAACATGCATAGTTATAAATGGTAAATGTTCACCCACGATGCTGAACTCCAATCAGTCACAATGTCCATATACCTATATgtatgcacacgcacacacacacatatatatatatatatatatgcacatcTACTCTATGTGGAGTTCATTTAtatattgtttgtttgtgtgtagatAGAAGGTTCAAATTTCCATTATTTGACAAACTCTTTTAACTGTGTTGTGTTCTACTTCCAAAACAGAAAATAGGCAGCACATATTTACCATACTGCTTCAACGTCAAAAAGCTTGAAGCAACATAATTAAATTATAATAATTTCCCAAAATAGTATTGCTGACTCTGAAGtcttttaaaaacccttttcCAAAACAGAATCACCACGGTGGAGAATCCAGTGAATGTAAATGGGAGCACACTGATAATGAGAAGTGAGACTGTTGGCGTCAACTCTCACAGTGAAAAAGTTATTCATATTATTCATATGACACTAACAAAGCAAAAGTGGCTgttcagaagctgctgctttgcAGGAAAAATTGGGGTCATGAGTCCTCGAGGAACCGTGGGAGGGGAGTCAGAGGTGCAGGTTCATTAAAAATAGATTTCACACAGCAGAGTAACAAATGGCTGCATCTggtgctgctctctctccctgtgctCGTTCATCATTCGCATTCATCAGACTGCAGATGGAGTTCGTAGTTCCAGAGGTCATTACGCCCCCACTTGACTCCTTTGTTTAGTGCCTAAGAAATAAAATATCCTGAAGGTGATTTCACTGTGGGGAAGGTTTTTTATTAAAGCTCATTAATTTATGTTGATGACTCTTACTTCATCCACAACTGTAGCGTTCAAAAGGGAAAATATACAAGTAATAATCGAATCTGGTTAACTTGAAACCAATTTAGTGTAACACAGAATAACTGTGATAGCTTTTAAACAAACTATATACGCATGTATTGAtacatgtgcctgctgatcttagctgCTATGATGCCtaataggagcttccatgtggtgctgaggcaggttatgggccggaaGTTAgatggtattgtgcccttctgggggtccttcattatgaggattgtccggccctgggttagccactctgggtggttcccagttagcagctggttcatctgtgctgccaggcgttcatggagtgcagtcagcttcttaagccagtaggcgtggatcttatcgggccctggtgctgttcagctcttcattttggagaCTCTtatttggatgtctgctaaggtgatgactactgggtcctGTTCTggaagttggctgtgctcagtttgtaggtcttgcagccattggacattagtgttgtgtgttgcctctttctcccagatactcttccagtattgctcAGTCTGAGCCCTGGGGAGCAGGATGGGCCTCAGTTGTGGacagtttgttatatttcttgGGCAGCTCCTtagattcacgcctctacttAGCTCTGTTagaaggctgacttctctccatGCCACCAaaatttttgcctctagccttctcctccatggggcagTTTGCTCCTTCTGGCTGTTCATGCTCTTAATCCAAACCAAGCATCTATAAGATTACCGTTGCCGCTGCACACATCAGCTGGTTGGTcccagtgatggtagtggtagggatggttccCAGTCCCGTGTTCaagtcctccagtagagattggtctGGTACTTTGTTTGTgagccttggcagggaggtagttgagttccccaggacttcatgattctctctgtcaggtcagctgcccttgtgttGAGTTCATATATACAGGCCCTGTGTatacggacacacacacacacacacacacacacacacacacacataaaaaaaaatctctttctgGCCCCCCCTCTGGAgggtggtgcctccttccttcagacttgggtcctccaccagaggcctgggagtctgagggttctgcgcaggatcttagctgattgggacactaggggtaGTAACACctaacctgagtagatggctccaacagataccaggaaccacatcagagatctctgtccagaagagtgcagtcctaggaacagctaagatcctgtgcagaaccctcagactcccaggcctctggtagaggacctgagtctgaagtGAGGAGGCACCGCCTatgagggcgaggaagagatatTTATGGGGGTCACCAATCCCAACCGCCTTCAGAGGAGTGGCAGAATACCCATCGGACAAGTTTCCAGGTCATCCAGGGCgagaagcacacacactcactttcaGTGTAATTTGGGCATAGATGCCTGTAGATGGAGTCTGAGATGTTCCGAGTTTTGCTAGACACCAGGTGAGTTTCTGAAGCTCCATTCCTTCTTTTGCAAGCTTCTTTTGCTGacctgtttttttaatattagtCCAGGGCTTCAACCTTCTAAGGGGTGAATGTAACGAGTGTTAGACAAATACACAACTGCATAAAATGGGGttgatttatttacttttgtCCCATTACCTGACATGTTCCTCAGGCAGAGCTCAAGTTTCTCTGAGGACCCcacagagtgtttgtgtgtgtgtataccctGACTGTGTCCTCCTGCATTCATTGTGTGCGACACGTGACCACTTCTTTTGCTCGTCTGTCTCCAGGATTCGACAGAACTGGACTTGATGTGAATTCATTGACATGTTGATTTAATTCTATTCTTTGTGGTGGTTCCGATGTGAAGGAATGTGCATTTACATTTCTGtatctgttgtgtgtttgtcacaATAAAGACATAGGAGAACAGCGGTGTGAATGTCTTCTTTGAAACACAATGCAGAGGAATTATGCCAGTTCCATCAGTTACACCAGTGTCACGGCAGAGGCTGGAGGCtgcaaagttttttttattgcaaaaaGTATCACATTATATCAGATATTGAGTCTTTTAATCTAAACAGGTTGtatgtttcatgttttaaaatatatttttcaatTGCTACTGTAATCCAATATCGATAGAGTAACAACACAATTGTAAAAACAGCTCAAAACACAATAATTTCTTTTGTATTATTAACACTAGAAAATGctgcaacaataacaataaaagtgACATAAGGCAGACGGGGAGTATGTTTGCTGTATTACAGAAGAAACTGCACAGTAAGAGCAGAGAATTCTGCCCAACCACAGAGATGCTCCTCAGTACGTGCGCGCTCCTGGTTTCGGGTCCTGAGCCTGATTAAAGGGTTGAGCTAGGCTGCCCGACTCATCCTGGTGGTCAATGGACTGATAGGTGTCTCGGTTCCGAGACAGAGAAGGGAAACCTGGAAAATACAACAACATTTTGTTCAAATTGTccccaacagacagacagacagacagacagacacacacacacacacacacacacacacacaaactttttAGTACACATTAATAAATTCCTTTAAAAGCTTTACGTCACAAtctaaattaatttaatttgaacACAAATGGAGAATAACCATTAAATATAGAAGATACGAATACAAACATACATGAAAGTGATTTTCGAAAATAATACGGATTGATTGGAAGAGCCCATTATTGTTAATGATTTCATAAAAGATAAACTGAACACTAAGAAATGCTGCAGTGCAAACATTGAAAAGATGAGAAATTCAGAAGAACAGACATACCAAAACAAAGACAATTTAGTTTCCTCCAGGCTGATTTGTAATCTTATTTCTTGTGAGAGGAgtatggaagaagaagatgggggaAGGAAATGGCGAAAAGGAAAGGGCCAGCAATCAATAACGGCAGCGAAAAAATGCACTATCAGCACTATCTGTGCTGCAGTGAGTGTCCACAGAGGTTTCCAAATctcagaggtcacaggtcagcaacagaagagggagaggagacacaaaaccaaaaaatcaCAGCGGGAAACCAGGAGACAGCATCAGACAAACCAAACAGTTGGCATAAAAAATGCTGACCAATGATGGATGTGAAAATGAGTGAACGGATGTTGGACTGAACTGTTTCAGGAGCCTTTAGGAGCGACCCTGATACTTTACTACTCAACAGACAACAAAAACCCTCTTCAGATCAACGGCGTGAATGTGCAGACTCAACAGTTCTATAGCCAAGCAAAAGATCAACATGGGAGCAGCAAAGATGTTACCatggttaccctaaccctacacatGGAAGGATCAGAggattattgttgttgctggatccatccatccatccatccatccatccatccatccatccatccatccatccatccatccacctgtctTTCATAATACCATATTTACCATAACACAGCATTACCCTCCTAgagaccattttgattgtaacagatatAATATCTaaataatgattgattgattggttggtcgattgattgattgattggttgattggttgtgtgattgtgtgaatCTGCATCTTCGACAGCTTTAGTTTGTTGGTGAATGTAAACACACTTTAAAACGTCTTGTGTTCATCTTCGCCTTTTCATTTtgctgtgcattttttcccAACTTTTAAACCTGCACTACTCAACAATATTTCCCTCCATGACATTTGCATCAGTGCACATCAGCGGCACGTACTgtaaagaacacacaaacagaaaattTGAGACGAACGTTTGAGCTGTATGAAACATGGCAAGGAGCCGCCTGCTGCTCCGGAGGGGTGGGTTGGCCAGGCTCGATATACCGACAGCTAATTAAAGACCTCATCTTCAAGCAGCTCTTGAGTCATGGCAGCAACTGATTTCTGTACGTTTATGGTTTATCAGCCAACATTCGCAATACACATGTTGCAGTCAATAACACGGTCTAACCTTTGTGAGAGGAATCAAGTgactcctctggggattgaaaCTTTAAGCACATTAAAGACGATAGCtggaaacatcatcagcaaCTAGTGGCAAAGATTCTTCAGCCGACCGTCACTGAGATAATCAGCTACATCTGAAAAATCTTGTGACTGAAGCAAATCAGTTTCACAGGAAAGCTCTAATATAGAATTTTGCAGTCTGGTGACTTTAACGCTGTACAGTAGGAAGCATATATGAGTGCATGATGAAGAAAGCGTTTGCACTCTGAAATCTAAAGTGTACAAGgaacttttttaaaataaaattggaGCACTTACCTAAAGTGACATTGTAGTCGCCTCCACGCTCGCGGTACATTTGGTAGACAAAAAAGCAGGAAACTGGTTTTAAAAGAAGGCTGAGAATGGCCATTCCTGCACTAAAGCGAAACAAATCCCTCCCTATTAAATCAGCCGAGGGGTAATAGATCCCAAAATGGATGATGTCGGTCAGTATTGTTACAACCATAGCAACAAGAAACTacatggggggaaaaagaagaaaaaaggtgtCAAAAACTTGTTCAAACAATTCATATCTTCCACATCTGTTGCATGAGAGGAAACCAAAGCATTCCTCTACTGTGATACTAAATTGTATAAAAGTCTGGTCACCACAATGACTAACTGGCTTCTTTAAATTGTTGTAGCCCTAATCATCTTAACATTCAGTTCTTCTTTGGCCAATTAAATTTTCTCTTGAGAAAAAGTGACACTAAACTGGGTTGATGTGTTCTGATTTTAAAAGCAGTTGTCTCCCAAATTATCTCTTGATGTTATTTTGCTCAACGACAGAAGGATGATTCCATAATAATGctactgtttttttccctttaaaaatgcacttttttggCTTGAGTGCAACAATTTAATATACAACAATAAGTACCTACATTctattgtttaaaacaataattgcTTGTCCTCAACCCACAGTTTAACTTCAGTTTATCTGAAGACAAAAGCCAAATGTTAAAccataaaataacaataaaaatcaaCTGTACTGTAACCTTCACAGCATGTCAAAGGTTCAATAGAAAACTGGTTAGCAAGGATACGCATCACTCTAGTCACGTGTCACATGATGTTGTTTGTCGTTACGTGAAGAAAATTGATTCCGTGACTCACCATGATCACAGCATCAAGGGAGTCCCTCTGGGCGATGGCCCAGACCCCGAGGGCAAGGGCACCAAAGTCTCCCCAGGCATAGGAATTGGGCAGGCCTATACACCCCCTGGACATAAGCCCACACAGATAAAGAGGCCAGAAGAAGATGGTGAGACTCCAAAGTTGTGGATGTGTGTGAAAATTGAttccaggagaggagagaaattcCTCTGCTTTGTGGAAAGAAGATGTGTGATCACACTTACCACATTGTGAGCAGCCAGTGCACAATTACTATGGCCTGGTGATAGAAAGAAGATCTGTGGTCAAACAAAGTCCCTTTTTACACCTAAATGCCAGAATTAGGAGTCACGTTGCTGCAAAGCCCTGTGTTTTGAAGTGCAAACTAAGCAACACAGCTACCAAAGAACTGCGACCTTCAGTCCAGCTAACGGCAGGCTCACCTTTAGATTTATGGCTGGGATTTCCATGATGCTTGTAATCCAAACGACCCCTGAATTTGAGGAGGCCACGTGAAGGAATACAGAAGGTTCGCACTTCTTACACAGACTTCTGTCGAAAACTCCGCCTGCAAACATGAACCATGTGACAGGAGCCTGACTGCTTACCATGTGacccccttcctcttcacccTGCCCATACTCTgatcctctcctctcacacagaggagggaggggcacTGCTAATATTTCGCTTTATAGATAGGGTCAACTCCTACTTTTACAATTCCACAAAATTTGTTGTGtgcaaaaatagaaaatgtcaCTTCAGTGGAATGCAAATGTGCTGTGTTCAAAGCTTTGAAATATGATGATTGACAGctaatgaaaacataaaattCTGTGCTTCAAGGCTCAAATTCACAAACTTGTGGTTTCACACTAATCAACAAATGCATTCAAGACACCGTCCTGAGTTTCCCTGAGCCATTAACTGCTCTCCCATTCTGAGTCTGCAGACTTCACCATCATGGAGAAGAATGCTGACTTGACAGGTGTCCAGAAGGTGATCATCGACACCATGGATCAGGAGGGTGAGACATAAAAGGCCAACTATAAAGGAGCTGACTGTATTGTGGAGTGCTGTATCCAAGCACATTAGTGGAAACTGGAATGTCATTGCAAAATTGAAGaaaatggattttgtttttttaaagtttcacaTTTGAAATGGAATTAAAGCTCCTAGATTGAGGGGAAAGTGGGAAGAGACGGGGCCAGTGCTGATTTGTGTCACCTGTTGGCATTTGGTGCATTTGGAGCCCATGATAATCACCAAACATCTTATTATCTAGATTCTGTCATTCTCATTTACTGCATCAAGTGTCGTATGAGCTGCCTACTTCCTGTGGCACCACGTGCACTCACCATTGTTGATTACCTTGCTGTGTTGCCTCCCACAGCAGTCATAGAGTTATCACAGTTGCTCGGGGGTGGCCGTTATGCCAGAGGTAAAGCACTCATCGCCAGTGGGACGAATCTTGAAACCATCTACCCGTGTTTGGTTAACTACAGTTGACCGTTTTGGAAGGTGTGCATCCTCTcacatctgtttttaaaaattaaacacacac is drawn from Takifugu rubripes chromosome 19, fTakRub1.2, whole genome shotgun sequence and contains these coding sequences:
- the agtrap gene encoding type-1 angiotensin II receptor-associated protein, translating into MFAGGVFDRSLCKKCEPSVFLHVASSNSGVVWITSIMEIPAINLKAIVIVHWLLTMWGCIGLPNSYAWGDFGALALGVWAIAQRDSLDAVIMFLVAMVVTILTDIIHFGIYYPSADLIGRDLFRFSAGMAILSLLLKPVSCFFVYQMYRERGGDYNVTLGFPSLSRNRDTYQSIDHQDESGSLAQPFNQAQDPKPGARTY